The DNA segment CTTCTTCTCGAGTGCGGCGAGTGCGGCTTCGGGATCACCCGTCACCGGCGGTGCGAACGTGATGAAACCGCATCGCAGGCCCCAGACGAACAACTCCTTGGTCGCACCATCGAGCTTCACGGTCAGCACGTTCTCGTGGATGTTCGAAAGCAATCCGAACGGCGACTCCTGAATCGCAGCGTCATCGAAAACCAGACCGAAATAGGCATCGTCACAAACCACGAGCAGCTTCTGTCCAGCAGTTGCGGCCTCGATGACCGCATCTCGGATGCCCTCGACCTCGGCTCGCGTCGGCATGTAGCCGGTCGGATTGTTCGGGAAGTTGAGCAACACAATGCTCTTGCCCGAACCGGCCAGGAGTGTTTCGCGCAATCCGGCCACGTTGAAGCCACTGCCATCGTAGGTGGGAAAGGTCTCCACCTTTGCGCCGAGTCGCACCTCGTAGGTGAGGCGGTAGTTTCCCCAGAGTTTGTCGGGCAGGACGATGCGGTCACCGGGATCCACGAACAGGTCGCCGACGAGCGAGAGCCCGTGGGTGATCGCATGGGTTACGACCGGCGTGCCAAAAGTAACCCCTGACAGACTGGGATTCTCGCGCAGCAGCTTCTCGCGCCAAGCCTTGCGCAACTCCGGCTTTCCAGCCGCCGGGGCATAACGCACGGCTTCGGCCGGGCTGATGCCCGAGTAGTGTTCGAGCACCGCAGCGAGCGCCATCGGACCGTGGTCTTCAGTGGCTTCGCCGATCGTCGCGTTGAAGCGATGAGCCTTTTCGCGAGCCTCCGCCGATTGCGAGAGGATGCCCTTGGGGAAATAGAGCGCGCGTCCGCGCTCCGAGAGCAGCGAAAACATGGTTGGACACGCGGACTGGATCTGTTCGTTGAGTTGTGTAGCTAGGGGGTTCATGGCGCGCAGCAGATTAGCAGCCCGCCGGAAGGCCCGCCCCCACTGGCCCACCTTCTCCAGCCGTTCCGACCCGCACCAGCAGGTGCCGGGACTCGCAAACGCGTCACGAAGCGTCTCTCAGGTGCTGGGCAACTCGAGCACACGCGAGCGCTCCACGAAACGATGCCGTTCCCAGAACCGCTGACCCTCGAGATTCGCGCTCTCGAC comes from the bacterium genome and includes:
- a CDS encoding aminotransferase class I/II-fold pyridoxal phosphate-dependent enzyme; the encoded protein is MNPLATQLNEQIQSACPTMFSLLSERGRALYFPKGILSQSAEAREKAHRFNATIGEATEDHGPMALAAVLEHYSGISPAEAVRYAPAAGKPELRKAWREKLLRENPSLSGVTFGTPVVTHAITHGLSLVGDLFVDPGDRIVLPDKLWGNYRLTYEVRLGAKVETFPTYDGSGFNVAGLRETLLAGSGKSIVLLNFPNNPTGYMPTRAEVEGIRDAVIEAATAGQKLLVVCDDAYFGLVFDDAAIQESPFGLLSNIHENVLTVKLDGATKELFVWGLRCGFITFAPPVTGDPEAALAALEKKVMGAIRGGISNCTHSSQSVVLAALRSPTIDAERREKFEILKARALEVREVSLREAYRDSWDIYPFNAGYFMCVDVKGVDAEKLRLHLLEKYGVGLIAIGASDIRVAFSCLEKSEIEPLFDLLHQGIQELQ